The nucleotide window ACATTTTGGAAATGAGacttataaaaatgaattaaattggtATGAAGATCAGAGAAATGCTCACTTATCACAAGCCGaagaacaaaatcaaaattattcatCGTCATCGGCGATGCAAGTATCTTCCACAAGTAGTATGCCTCAAACCATATCATCAGTTACTCCATCTACCATAACTTCAACAACACCAAAAAACCCTCCTCATGATGAAGAGTGTAATTTGGAAAGTAAGaagcatatattaaaaaacataaaacaagaaaaaactgagGTAGAAGAGGTTAATCGTATTTCAAAACAAACACATAAACCTGCAAGTTCTTCTAGTTCTTCTTCAGAATCTTCTGAAAGTGAAGATGAGGCGCTAACAAGCAATCAGCCTAAAAATATAGCTAAAAGTAACACCATTAAAGTAAAACAAGAAGCACTGggtaaacaaatacaaaaaaaaaacacagaacagTCAACTTCTTCTgattcttcctcttcttcctcttcttcggaggaagataataaaataagtgATAAAGTAAGTACAAAGCCCAATATTATCATGGAAAAAGGATcgaaaactgcaaaaaaacaATCGAAGAAGAAGCAAGCATCCGAAGAGGACTTAATATGTCTTGGCAAATTAGAAAGAAACTTTGTAATTGAAGACGATGTATCAGAAGATACTGAAATATCATCACATAATAAGTCCGGAACGTTCAAGAACCAATGTTTGATATGTGATAAGCAGgtaaaacaatgtttttaaatattttgaaaattttactgtattttatatgaagtattctttttaaacataatatattttgccTAGGGTCACACTGCATTCGAATGTCAAATGATTTGCAAAAACTGCTCTGCGCCATATCACAATATGAAAAGTTGTCCCAAACCAGTCAACCTCAGCACTATGCTTCAATCTTACATGGAATTCTGCATTGGTCAAATGAGTCAGTTCAATCccgaaaaaaaattcatgatGCCCCCCAATATTTGTATTAGTGAAAACTCCTTGACGAAAAGCAATGAGCAAAGTACTGTACAAAATAAAAGGGTCAAAAGGCTGCGGACAAAATCGGAGGACTCGCTAAAAAGGCCAACAAAACGCAAACACAGATACGCTTCTAAATCTAGTGATGACGAAGAAGATGAAAAGAATGATGCAGAGAATAAAACAAGAACAGAAACATCTGAATCGGAATCGGAAAGTGTTTCAAGTGAAGAATTAATATCTACAAAAGTGAAAAAGAGGCGCACAAAAATGTCTAGTCCGATGAAAACCCCTAAATTCCACAATACATTTGTACCACAATTTTCATCGTTTCCCGCTTTTGGTGCAGCTGCTGCTACTTACAATCCACTACTCTTAGGTCAACTTATGAACAGCGGTGGTTTTGGTGCCGCCGACAAactgatttttcaataaattataaattaagttCTAACAATATTCTCCCTTtgtaatatacaaacatacatatttgacgAACAGAACTTTGTAATGTatgttcatacatttttttagagGAATTTTTTAAATGCCAACTTTATAGGTTTATGAAATAAATCCTTCTAAATTTGagtataaaaacttttcaatacgtattttatattttaaaataggttATTGCACATACAAATGAACATAAGTTGTATCCGGCTTGAAAGATCATAAGTAAAGAgctacaattattattataggCATATACAATTAtccacataaataaaataatacagttTTAGTAAGaaaagtgttttttgttttcaatttttttcacaatatcaCTAATAATGTTATGGGAaatgtttagtatcgcgccggtttagTATCGTTTATGGAGAAAAATAGGGGGGGCCTACCCCCCCTCACGCCCCCTTATTGGAAAGGGGAAGGAtccaactttttaataaaccccCCCTCGACCCCCTATAGACCTGTAGGGAGCCCTttgaaaatgaccaaaaatcagtgtttttgctcatttttccatacaaactgaaagcaatgcaacccagccaacatttttttatggacaagaaatcaaaataaagaaaaccaaaatgtttcagtccaatgtatatacatatttaattgcatctattaatgatacaaagggatccggggtgaccgaagtacttttgtgtagtactcctttctgcgttggcggccttcggccgcgcttcaaaaaaaaataaccctggtcggtccaacaccggggtgtatcaaatttttttcgcatagaactctTTTTTgggtgggcggccttcggccgcgcttcaaaaaaaataaccctggtcgagcgaatacccggggtgaccgatgtactttcgtgtagtactcctttctgcgttggcggccttcggccgcgcttcaaaaaaaataaccctggccggtccaacaccagctacgccatccacagtattttagcacTGAACACCTTTTCGCGTTCACTTCACACATTTGTTGCTAACtgggtttaatttattcccttttgttcgtgctttctcggcaatttgacagttcaaattaggcagtcattttggtttttcgcattattgaactcaatgcagaaaaaggtctattttatttaaagatttacaaagaaattaacaatcaaaagtaataaaaaacattactagtggtttttataattcataagtaatatatgtgcgtgaaaatgtatccataattggtttggtacaatgcacaacagaggaaaatacactagcatatattgagaaatttgcaaaaaatagcattttttaaagtgaatttgtggaaaaatttgtgaaccgatttttataaaatatgttttaaaataaagttcgttaatttaagcatacatgcgtgtttaaaattttcaatttggttctctcgtttagctacagtgagccaaaattaaccggcgcgatactaaacccaacccaatgttattaatatttcataCATTTCAAATGAACGTAAATTTGCACATTTAATCATAgtttatgttaaataaacttaaaaactagatctaaattaaaataggagtctatattttatgaaaagttttaaaataaattataatggtTTCGAACCTTTCCAGAATAATACAATTATTCTTATTTCATTGAATAATTAACATAGCATTACACTTCTTTGAAATAGAGTATATGAGCTCCTGAGAACGTTCAAATAGTCTTCCTCTTtcccttcaaagctggagtgatTTCTTCCATACGTACgacttgacctagccagcgtagccgctgtctcttaattcgctgaactatgtcaacgtcgtctaatatctcatacagctcatcgttccatcgaatgggaTATCCcctgtggccaacgcgcaaaggaccataaatctttagcagaacctttctcttgaaaactcgtaacgtcgactcatcagatgttgtcatcgtccatgcctctccACCATATAGCAGGCCTGGAAAAtgggtgacttatagagtttggttattgttcgtcgagagaggactttacttctcaattgcagACTTAGTCCGATAAAAGAAAAAGAtagtctagagaaagcagaactaatgacGGGGGTgctgaggccaatgatatcaatatcattggcatacgccagcagctgtacactcttataatgtacccgctcgattaagttctgcagctcgaattattttctccagcagcagattgaagaagtcgcacgatagggagtcgccttgtctgaaatctcgtttggtagcgaccggctcggaaaggtccttcccgatcctgacggagcttttggtattgctcaacgtcaatttacacagtcgtattagttttgcagggataccaaattcagacatcgcggcataaaggaagCTCCTTCTCGTGCTGTCAATGAGcattgaaatcgacgaagagatggtgagtgtcgattctcttctTACGGGTcgtttccaagatttggcgcatggagAATATTtcgtcggttgttgattttccaggtctaaggccacgctgataaggtccaatcagtttgttgacggtgggatttaatctttcacacaatacgctcgatagttggacatgctttcgtccgaccatattttacaaagaagctgatgtgtGTTTAAATAGTTTGGCCGGCAATTCATTGGCCCCCGtcgctttgtttttcttcagacgcgtaattgctattcgatcttctccatggtcgggcaatggaacatctgcttcgtcgtcatcgattgggaaatcgggttcgcTTTCTCCTGAGGTTATgatttcactgccattcagtaggcgtgagaagtgttccctccataattttagtaagcTCTGGGTACATACCACCAATTGTATCGTTTGctgctgtacgtaaggagcttgaaatgccgttccacagttcctttataccgagttgttgatgagtgctctcagagagcaggagtgcaagccgagtagaaaatcgttcgactggctgttgtgattgcagcttctggACGGTAAagtttccttgtgtttgttgacgtgcgttttatGCTGCACAGAATttggtgcgaatcttggctacAACAAGAtaagtggtccgagtcgatgttaggacctcggagcgtctaaaacactggagacgtgcctTCCGTCTACATAGgctgttatatatatttctggactaggcagcattaagtgttgccaggtgcaatctgacatttccattggaaagtttgacattttttagcataacaacactcagaacgttttgtcatttaatcgtgaattgttttatttacagggaattaaaaaattcatctcggccaaaaaattgaattaactcgtgaacattttcgtgcgatcatttttcacaactttcgacgtggattatcacgacaagagtgcatcgatgaactaaaatctctgtatggctatgaagcaccatcctatagcactgtgaaaaactggtacaacgaattcaatcgtggccgacgctcgctcaaagacgaattccttGAAGGTCGTCTAAAAACacccgttgtgccagaaaacatcgatgccgtacgtgaactgataatgcaagaccgtcatgtaacataccttcagatagaggcatgcctatgcatttctgccaccagcatacattcgatactgcatgaacacctggccgtaaaaaaggtgtGTTCTCgtttggatcccgcacaatttgacaatcgctcaaaaaaaggctcgtgtggattggtgtaaagaaatgctgaaaaaatacgatcgcggtgcttcaaaagacgtttataagatcgtcacaggtgacgaatcatggatctatgcgtatgagcccgaaacaaaacagcaatcgaccgtgtgggtcttccaagacgagccaaatccaacgaaaaaaaaaaacaaaaaaaaatcattgtcaTATcaaaatatgcctattttcattattaggccagaaatatatatagcagccctcgtatcgctgaagtaaaaaaatatataaactttgaattttttgtttattaaaaaaaacaatataaattcatatacatattacttaaattatttggtagttgtaacttaaataagtaatatttttcttttcttcttgtttgccatatcattaattacttcatctggatctattttaatatcccagtgcactgcaataacagcaagtgcactcagccgctcattgcccatcacactgcgtggtaaagtttttattctttttaaggttgaagaagttctttcaaaggaagcggtcctcactggaagaattggtaaaattgtaagcaggtagtgaatatttttaaaatacgttgcatcgcaatgttgcagtaatttcaacacttctatggttggatctattgttgataagctggcacaccacaatcgatactctgattttaatgctgtcattgatatttgctcctcgaagtgaatagttaaattttttaattcttcggcattatcaattgcagcaaaacctgggagtagaatttgaaatgacgagagtatatcctcattcactaataaacgttctgtcatgttttgaatcagagcatcaacgcatggaataaatattgtaactctgaagtggctttcaggggttgtgcaaggtggattagcactagtattttgacgcgaagtcactctaggcactacaagatctatgtcataaatatctttagacatttgtgatgctgtttggaaaatatcgttgaaaaaaccatccgctgtttctcttatctggtgcagagttcttattaattctctggctcggttcattgctgatacaaaatccatagatttttcttggagttgcacagacagtggcagcgttaagctgaacaattgctcacagactcacagacaatagactaagcaaaaaatcgcttttctctaccgctgctaagaaggctgatgctttagacgaaatggaccatgtcttactcgaaattatttccaaacttagtacaatgaatttgaaaagctccacaaagcttataatgctttcatgcctttctataaaccttgtttcacaaaggcgaacaagtcgtctttttttgctttctggtgcgtgcttctgtataacgtcctggaaagttgtgtttgcatttgaatggtttctaaataaatttgctatttcactgacaataccaaggcagttccgtattgaaggtaatgacatagtattagaaagcgcaaggttcaatcggtgactagcgcaatgaacatatcgtgcttttggatacagttgtcttatcctggtttgcactccacttaaatgccctgatatgtttgctgctccgtcatatccctggccaaccaacttcgccatatcaagatggagatctgtacaacgcttaagtatgacttttgataagttttcagtcaccgtctagtgtagttgcgtacgactgttataggtttgagctgagttgtgtataagagtttcaaaagattcagtcagtgataaatcttttttatttgcgatttatttaaaaaatttccttatttcgggctACGTGCCTGGACACCATCATCCTCCTCTTTCATTACCTTTCACAAATCCCTTGAATTAAACAATTTAGTAGCTCAACCCATATCGACCTTAAGGCAACTGACTGAGGCATAACTTTGTTGATATACCCATACACATAAATGTCAAATTTCCTCAAACAAATGACACGATCAATTAAGAGAATTTCACCAACTCAACTCACCACATTAGCACACGACATTATTCAGACGCACACACAACACACGTTCCACAACACTACATCtcgtacaaacacacacacatacacaatacTGTAACATCCACGATGATATCATACCTGGTCAATAACCCACACCAACATTAAAAAGAGGATGGACGGCGAACGGTCCGGCCTCTTTTTCGAAACAGCGCTCGCACGGAGATAATGTTGTGGAGTTGGGGCCCATTTTCCTCGTTTGTCCGCATTTAcccttttttttataagatctacaagtatatttaaatttttttagattattaTACTCATATTGTGATATTCCAAGCAATTAGaagtaatttaatatataaatttagcgGAAATACAGTGCGTAGTTCTTCCTTTTTCCTAACTTTAgcctattgaatttttttaatctagtAAAGGAGGTGagatcacgtgtcacgttgtttgtccgcgatgggcgcctaaactactgaaccgattttaaattttgattgcaCACCGTGTGCAATTTGATTCAACTTAAGAGACAGGATAGCTTACATCTCattttataattacaatattatattattgcaaattatttgtctATTATTTGACAGTCACAATTATTTGTTAGGCATAGTGCCATCTATTGAATACTTACTCAATCCAGCCAACAATTAACGTCATCTGTTAGAATATTTTGGAGCTAACGGATAATTGTGACTGtcaaataatagaaaaacaatttgtgataaaatattgtattgaatTATTCTTACTTTTTCAATCTTTAATGTTAACATAACCGGCCACGTGTTACTTAGactgaagaataaattaaattcatattatagtgaaaataatacaatgaaattataatagcttttaaattatgtaatatatgtaacTAAATTTGGTTATCGAGCTATTTATTTTCCGCTTGCTTCTCATGTTATTGatctatttattaaaaatagttaatcgatttacaaaaatttgtttaccaGTTTGCAGAAGATTTAACGGTCTTTAATAATGCTAtctccaaaaattaattaatatactactgtgatcaaattagaatttgaattttgttcattcatctccttcaaagtaaccccctcccgctgcaatacacttatgccaacgaattttccagccatctatgcacttggaaaaatgctccgtcgtgatggccatcagagttTTCTTCCactcagcttttatatcctctattgagtcaaaacggtgtcctcggagttgTCATGTGAATTTggtgaatagccagaagttactcGAAGGTAAATCAGCCGAATGCTGTGGTTGCGGCgcaatattagttgaaaatgtggcgaaatgatcactaataaccaatgcagtatgagatatATAATACTATAATACATCATAGCAcactttgttcaataaattcagacatagtaagaTCGAAGATTTCACGTTTAgccctttcagccccgaagttgcttataagcaacttctatatatgtttgacatcgtttaaaaagtcaaatacacaaaaacttctttaaaatacacatctaatagatcaacttcatgatcatgattaacccttttagccccaaagttgcttataagcaacttctatatatgtttgccatcgtttaaaaagtcctttggggctgaaagggttaaagcCTCATAacacgacgcgtatctcaaatactactGAATATTTttacgtgaaatttagcatagatgtcactaacagtactacaaCTTACCGATACGAAAAACAcgtgaagtataaattaaaaattcacctttcaatttgatcacagtagtatgtatgaaaaaattataaaaagctccccataattttttaataattgtgcaaatatttttattttttttatttttattcaacttctattaaaaattattttgcactcCTCATTTCAATGTGTTATAATAGCatgtttttgagtttttttttttaatatttaaacgttgaaattattattctaaGTCGAATGCCACCGAAAATATGTAACCTGAACAACGCGCGAAGCAGAGAGGCACGACGCAAGCGTGTTGAAAGATCATTAAACTGCCAGATAATTTATGCACTGTTCTTgaggaaaaaaatgaatttattcaGAGTATTTTTCCGAATATCCAGAGTAATCACTTGAATCATAACAGGCTGAATGGGCGGGCTATTTTGGCAGCCAAAAATGTTGATGTTGGCGAAATTAACTTCCAAATACAACAGTTTTTACCAGGTGATCTGTCTTTTAAATCAATCGATACTgttcttaatgaaaatgaaagtgaaagttttccaattgaatttttaaattcactggATATACCTGGAATGCCACCACATAATCTTCGATTAAAGACTGGTTTACCTATTCTTTTCCTGCGTAATTTGAATCCACCTCGATTATGCAATGGTGCGAGTTTGGCTATCAAAAAGATCACCATAAATATGCTAGAAGAAACCATATTGTCTGGAAAGTTTAAAGGTGAAGTGGTCCTGTTGCCACGTATTCCAATGATAACAAACGGGTATCGTAGCCCTTCAGGAGGCTACAATTTCCAGTTCATTTAGCAATGACGATAAATAAGTCTCAAGGCCAAACAATGTGCATTTGTGGTTTAGATTTGGAAAATATGTTCATGCTCACGTGTAGGAAAACCATGGAATCTATTTGTGTTAGCTAAATACGGATTAACCAAAAATAATGTCGCTAACAGTACTACAacttaccgattcgaaaaacacgcgaagtataaattaaaaattcatctttcaatttgattacagtgatatatgtacatatatgaaaaaattataaaaaccgGACTAACCAAAAATAATGTGCACCAATTAGTGCTAAATTAAATtgacattaaaattattaataattcaaatattgaatattattcttaaagatttaaaactatttgtgagaaattaaaaaaaaaatataatgttgttaaaaataattattttgtattaactcttgccaaattcaatagtatgaAAACTTTGTTCAATCGTATTAAAAGTACTTCCCTTTTAACCAGCTTTAACGTTTCCGTCTTCGTTCGTACATAATAATTTCGTTTTATTAAGAGGTAACTGTTCCCCGTGAAGAGTTTACTACAatgtaatataacaaaaaagttaCCCCAGCAACGATGGCAATGATTAAAATTTAACACCCTGTTCGAACCAATTTAGAAGATAGGAtggtaaaaacaattcataaataaataatacagtgaaagctctattgAATGGAcactctattaagcggacatctccattaaccatgcacattgttgatgttaattaagtacaatctattaagcgaacaactctattaactggacagaaaggctggtaaTCAGACATTGAGAAGGCTGTCtttaattcgttattttttccaatgaaatttatttgtatgaacaaatttgaaattaaacttCAAGTATAATCCGTTGAAttcttatataatatactagctgacccggcgaacttcgccccgcccaatttttatttttttttggaagtcatagactcgtataactttaccacaaataatataaacttcaaacaacgcattttcatttaatgtttttaatgtttgtagcgccatctactgtaacataccgcactcaataccgctcttagcgccaccaactggtggatagctctttgctaataataaacaaataatttgcaataaataaataatgcgactataaggagagttataaactatcctatctttcaagttggaccaaactgcacacagtgttaaaaatttcattaaaatcggttcagtagtttaagagtccatcgcaaacaaacaatgtgacacgtgatttttatatatataatatataaataaaatttccactgtattgaatagtttattacagtagaactccaattatccgaactccgactatccgaatcgccgattatccgaatcacaatgtaggagagtggatggcttgtgacacgtctgaccctggttttcaaattctcaatgacgatgaaattgttgtaagtgtgcgagaagatgttgaagtggaagtggaagaagaactttctgctgatgttgaagtagacgctggaccatcagctagtgaagcatttgccggcctcgagactgctttgaagtggatggagcgtcagcccgagtgtgaccacttgcaactgctcaccgtcaagcgaatgcgtgacctggctgcccgaaaacggttgaagaccgcaaaaacagcttacattgacggagatgtttaaaaaactatgatttttatttctaaatggcaattaaaaaaaaaaaaatccgattatccgaatatttgattatccgaatAGGTCCCGGTCTccattaattcggataattggagttctactgta belongs to Bactrocera dorsalis isolate Fly_Bdor chromosome 1, ASM2337382v1, whole genome shotgun sequence and includes:
- the LOC105228166 gene encoding protein mushroom body miniature; translation: MSRKPYNFRRGGGSGTKSQRRFGGTGSLGNYKRSGNRNDGHAENRRSGSWGGDNFNRSYNGSNNHSNNNNSFGSISNSKLNNQEDSFQKFRDPNALEQYNGNSRYHHNSQGRDRGQDRHGGKAHFGNETYKNELNWYEDQRNAHLSQAEEQNQNYSSSSAMQVSSTSSMPQTISSVTPSTITSTTPKNPPHDEECNLESKKHILKNIKQEKTEVEEVNRISKQTHKPASSSSSSSESSESEDEALTSNQPKNIAKSNTIKVKQEALGKQIQKKNTEQSTSSDSSSSSSSSEEDNKISDKVSTKPNIIMEKGSKTAKKQSKKKQASEEDLICLGKLERNFVIEDDVSEDTEISSHNKSGTFKNQCLICDKQGHTAFECQMICKNCSAPYHNMKSCPKPVNLSTMLQSYMEFCIGQMSQFNPEKKFMMPPNICISENSLTKSNEQSTVQNKRVKRLRTKSEDSLKRPTKRKHRYASKSSDDEEDEKNDAENKTRTETSESESESVSSEELISTKVKKRRTKMSSPMKTPKFHNTFVPQFSSFPAFGAAAATYNPLLLGQLMNSGGFGAADKLIFQ